In Candidatus Paceibacterota bacterium, the following proteins share a genomic window:
- a CDS encoding class I tRNA ligase family protein has product MFKKADPKQNFPEMERELMAYWKENKIFERSVGEEGEKPAYSFFDGPPFATGLPHYGNVVASLMKDAVPRFWTMKGKRVERKWGWDCHGLPIENLIEKEHGIKNKKDIEKWGVDKFNDACHSSVLRYADEWKKFIPRVGRWVDMDNDYKTMDWKYTESIWWVFSELYKKGLIYEGKKSMHLCPRCETTLSNFEVTLGYKTVKDFSVIVKFKITDKAFLDKQCTGKPTSFLAWTTTPWSVPTTMGLAVGGDFSYTLFSAQGEQFICVKERLPYVIEKGKVEKYDAIKEIEGKDMEHISYIHPFSDFYKDDDRVKKNENVYKTHLTDYVSLEDGTGIVTINGAFGEIDMQAAKQIGLPIIVNVRTDGTFTPEMKEFAGMKVKSAEDSQKTDIEIIKYLAHTGTLYAKEKYEHSYPHCWRCNTPLINYATSSWFVKVTDIKDKMIKNNKKIRWVPEYIKEGRFGKWLEDARDWAVSRSRFWGAPLPVWKCKDCGEKLVVSSIDELRNNTEKKITKIIFMRHGESGKNLENIKSDSLEKYPLTEDGIGHAEKAAKELKDKKIDIIITSPVLRTRQTAEIISKALKAEVVTDDLVMEYKYGSWNDRTAKYLLENDELYKKYKKIATLEEKYDFVLGGDGESRRQMEVRVRKFIGRCIEKYPGKNILVVSHGGINAIFRRVLSGISIADCFVAQDALGYCESEIFYIDEGGREFNMHKPNIDMVKAKCPKCAGEAVIVGDVFDCWFESGSMPYAQYHYPFENVEKFNKSFPADFIAEGLDQTRGWFYTLMVLSTALFDKAAFKNVIVNGIVQAEDGQKMSKSLKNYPDPNLLIEKYGADSLRYYLLSSPVMKGENLNFSEKGVEEVLKRFILILWNAYSFLAMNLEMAKLEAKDLESKKISDNFLDRWIVSELNLLISGVNGEMENYDLVKASRPLRDFTDKLSNWYIRRSRKRFSSENDAEDRMNAFRTLYYVMIEYSKVMAPFMPFLADEIFRNLTGNASVHLEKFPETNKKLIDNELSQSMDLVRRVTKLALAARAKNSIRVRMPLSVLIIGKIEATKETSNKYDVKDKFTDAALTDELFEIMRDELNVKEARYVNEFETREGWAYEDDGTIKIGLYLEITEELEMEGYSREIIRHIQTMRKEAKYDRNDRISVAYSSGGGNGLVGKIMGGWKESIQKECLASDITPIETIEKNNFDLVKDLKIRDVNVAIGVKKA; this is encoded by the coding sequence ATGTTCAAAAAAGCCGATCCAAAGCAAAATTTTCCGGAAATGGAGCGTGAATTGATGGCATATTGGAAAGAAAATAAGATTTTCGAAAGATCCGTGGGCGAGGAGGGAGAAAAGCCGGCGTATAGCTTTTTTGACGGTCCTCCTTTTGCGACGGGACTTCCTCATTACGGGAACGTGGTGGCGAGTCTTATGAAAGATGCGGTGCCCAGGTTCTGGACCATGAAGGGAAAAAGAGTTGAGAGAAAGTGGGGTTGGGATTGTCATGGGCTTCCGATCGAGAATCTGATCGAAAAAGAGCATGGCATAAAGAACAAAAAGGACATAGAAAAGTGGGGCGTGGACAAGTTCAATGATGCCTGTCATTCATCTGTGCTTCGATATGCGGATGAGTGGAAAAAATTCATTCCGCGAGTCGGCAGGTGGGTGGATATGGATAATGACTACAAGACCATGGACTGGAAATACACGGAATCAATATGGTGGGTCTTTTCTGAACTGTATAAAAAAGGTCTGATATATGAAGGGAAAAAGTCCATGCATCTTTGCCCGAGATGTGAAACTACGCTATCCAATTTCGAAGTGACGCTGGGATACAAGACGGTAAAAGATTTTTCGGTTATCGTGAAATTCAAGATCACCGACAAAGCCTTCCTGGATAAGCAATGCACAGGAAAGCCGACAAGTTTTCTGGCGTGGACGACAACTCCATGGAGTGTTCCGACGACAATGGGCCTTGCTGTGGGCGGAGATTTCAGTTATACGCTGTTTTCGGCGCAAGGCGAACAATTCATTTGCGTAAAAGAAAGACTCCCTTATGTCATTGAAAAAGGTAAAGTTGAAAAATACGATGCCATAAAAGAGATAGAAGGAAAAGACATGGAGCATATTTCATATATTCATCCATTTTCCGATTTTTATAAAGATGACGACAGGGTTAAGAAAAATGAAAATGTCTATAAGACGCATTTGACGGATTATGTGAGCCTGGAAGACGGAACCGGGATCGTGACCATAAACGGGGCATTCGGCGAGATCGATATGCAGGCGGCAAAACAGATCGGGCTTCCAATAATCGTCAACGTGAGGACGGATGGCACATTCACTCCCGAGATGAAAGAATTCGCAGGTATGAAAGTGAAGTCTGCCGAAGACAGCCAGAAAACTGACATCGAGATCATAAAATATCTTGCTCACACCGGAACACTGTATGCCAAGGAGAAATACGAGCATAGCTACCCTCATTGCTGGAGATGCAATACTCCGCTCATCAATTATGCGACAAGCTCATGGTTTGTGAAGGTCACGGACATCAAGGACAAGATGATAAAGAACAACAAGAAGATAAGGTGGGTTCCGGAATATATCAAGGAAGGGAGATTCGGCAAGTGGCTTGAGGACGCGCGCGACTGGGCGGTTTCCAGGAGCAGGTTCTGGGGAGCTCCGCTTCCGGTCTGGAAGTGCAAGGATTGCGGAGAAAAATTGGTCGTAAGTTCGATCGATGAACTCAGGAATAATACTGAAAAGAAGATAACCAAGATCATTTTTATGCGCCATGGGGAGAGCGGAAAGAATCTGGAAAATATCAAATCGGACAGCCTTGAAAAATATCCGCTGACGGAGGATGGCATCGGACATGCCGAAAAAGCAGCGAAAGAACTGAAAGATAAAAAAATAGATATAATTATAACGTCTCCGGTCCTGCGCACCCGCCAGACTGCGGAAATAATAAGCAAAGCATTGAAAGCGGAGGTTGTTACAGATGATCTGGTGATGGAATATAAATATGGTTCATGGAACGATAGAACGGCCAAATATCTTCTGGAGAATGACGAGCTTTATAAAAAATACAAGAAGATCGCAACTCTTGAAGAAAAATATGATTTTGTCCTGGGCGGAGACGGGGAGTCGAGAAGGCAGATGGAAGTGCGCGTCAGAAAATTCATCGGCCGGTGCATAGAAAAATATCCCGGGAAGAACATTCTGGTCGTAAGCCATGGAGGCATCAATGCGATCTTCAGGAGGGTTTTGAGCGGAATTTCCATAGCGGATTGTTTCGTTGCGCAAGATGCGCTTGGGTATTGCGAGAGCGAGATATTCTATATTGACGAGGGCGGGCGGGAGTTCAATATGCATAAGCCGAACATCGACATGGTCAAGGCGAAATGTCCGAAGTGCGCGGGGGAAGCGGTAATTGTCGGAGACGTATTCGATTGCTGGTTCGAATCCGGATCGATGCCCTATGCCCAATATCATTATCCGTTTGAGAATGTTGAAAAATTCAATAAGAGTTTCCCGGCGGATTTCATTGCCGAAGGGTTGGACCAGACGAGGGGATGGTTCTATACTTTGATGGTTCTTTCAACTGCTCTCTTCGATAAGGCGGCATTCAAGAATGTGATCGTGAACGGGATAGTTCAGGCTGAAGACGGGCAGAAAATGAGCAAAAGCCTGAAGAACTATCCGGATCCGAATCTTCTTATTGAAAAATATGGCGCGGATTCCTTGCGATATTATCTGCTCTCTTCTCCGGTCATGAAAGGCGAGAATCTAAATTTTTCCGAGAAGGGCGTGGAGGAAGTTTTGAAGCGGTTCATTCTCATTCTTTGGAATGCCTACTCGTTTCTTGCGATGAATCTGGAGATGGCAAAACTCGAGGCAAAAGACCTCGAAAGCAAAAAAATATCAGATAATTTTCTCGACCGATGGATTGTGTCCGAACTGAATCTTCTTATAAGCGGAGTGAACGGCGAGATGGAAAACTATGATCTCGTTAAGGCTTCAAGACCCCTTCGTGATTTCACGGATAAACTTTCAAATTGGTATATCAGGAGATCAAGAAAGAGGTTTTCGTCCGAGAACGATGCTGAAGACAGAATGAATGCTTTCAGAACTTTATATTATGTCATGATCGAATATTCGAAAGTCATGGCGCCGTTCATGCCATTTCTTGCGGACGAAATCTTCAGGAATCTGACAGGAAATGCTTCGGTGCATCTGGAGAAATTCCCGGAAACAAATAAAAAATTGATTGATAACGAGCTGTCTCAGTCAATGGATTTGGTTCGCAGAGTAACTAAATTGGCTTTGGCGGCAAGAGCTAAAAATTCTATTAGAGTTAGGATGCCGTTGAGTGTGCTGATTATTGGGAAAATCGAGGCTACTAAGGAAACTAGTAATAAGTATGATGTGAAGGATAAATTTACAGATGCGGCACTCACCGATGAGTTATTTGAAATTATGAGGGATGAATTGAATGTTAAAGAGGCGCGTTATGTGAATGAATTTGAAACAAGAGAGGGATGGGCATATGAAGATGATGGCACAATAAAAATAGGATTATATCTTGAAATAACCGAAGAGCTTGAAATGGAGGGCTATTCGAGGGAGATCATCCGCCATATACAAACAATGAGAAAAGAGGCTAAATATGACAGAAACGATAGGATTTCGGTCGCCTATTCGTCCGGGGGTGGAAATGGGCTTGTCGGGAAGATCATGGGCGGATGGAAAGAAAGCATCCAAAAAGAGTGCCTTGCTTCCGATATAACGCCAATAGAAACGATAGAAAAAAATAATTTCGATCTTGTGAAGGATCTGAAGATAAGAGATGTAAATGTCGCGATTGGCGTAAAAAAGGCATAA